A genomic region of Catalinimonas niigatensis contains the following coding sequences:
- a CDS encoding phosphoribosyl-AMP cyclohydrolase, producing the protein MTIHELEEYNNLDLQFGKRGGILPVIVQEHKSKEILMLGYTNQEAFDKTLSTGLATFWSTSRKEIWTKGETSGDILKIEHIKVDCDQDALIFLVSLMGSGACHTKNTQGQTRKTCFYRVYNSKEDNLENLDP; encoded by the coding sequence ATGACAATTCATGAGCTAGAAGAGTATAATAACTTAGACTTACAGTTCGGAAAAAGGGGAGGCATTCTCCCAGTTATTGTCCAAGAACATAAAAGTAAAGAAATACTAATGCTTGGTTACACCAATCAAGAAGCATTTGACAAAACGCTTAGTACAGGGTTGGCAACATTCTGGAGCACTTCCAGAAAAGAGATTTGGACCAAAGGAGAAACCTCTGGTGATATTCTAAAAATTGAACACATCAAAGTAGATTGTGATCAAGATGCGCTTATTTTTTTAGTAAGTTTAATGGGTTCCGGTGCTTGCCATACTAAAAATACACAAGGACAAACCAGAAAAACTTGCTTCTATCGTGTGTATAACTCTAAAGAAGACAATTTAGAGAATCTTGATCCTTAA
- a CDS encoding M23 family metallopeptidase, whose translation MPKIKYYYDPNTCKYEKVKITRMEMIFDGIMTLSIILFAAICIVVVYMNYYDSPKEISLRKENEKLHFYYNMLGKEIQKTSGMLAKLQERDDGIYRTIYEQDPIPESIRNAGIGGAERYNKLIQAKLSKEELILSTVKDLDQIKRKMYIQTKSYDELLTIAKSQHLMLASIPAIAPITTSESYLSSGFGPRYHPIYKVKKMHTGLDFAARVGTSIYATGGGTVTKVSSSYYGYGKQVEIDHGFGFKTKYAHMSEFNVKVGQKVKRGECIGYSGNTGTSSGPHLHYEVFKNRNKVNPIHYIYRDISEEEYEMLVKLASIENQSM comes from the coding sequence ATGCCCAAAATAAAATATTACTACGATCCTAATACTTGCAAATATGAGAAAGTAAAAATCACCAGAATGGAAATGATCTTTGATGGGATCATGACTCTATCTATTATTTTATTTGCAGCTATATGTATTGTCGTAGTGTACATGAATTACTATGATTCCCCTAAAGAAATTAGCTTAAGGAAAGAAAATGAAAAGCTTCATTTCTATTATAATATGCTGGGTAAAGAAATACAGAAAACATCTGGTATGCTTGCCAAATTACAGGAAAGAGATGACGGAATTTACCGAACCATATACGAGCAAGACCCTATTCCAGAATCTATCAGGAATGCAGGTATAGGAGGTGCCGAACGTTATAATAAGCTAATTCAGGCGAAACTAAGTAAAGAAGAGCTGATATTATCTACTGTCAAAGATCTGGATCAGATTAAAAGAAAAATGTATATCCAAACCAAATCATATGATGAATTGCTTACAATAGCCAAAAGTCAACACCTCATGCTGGCTTCAATTCCTGCTATTGCTCCTATCACAACCAGTGAATCTTATTTATCATCTGGTTTTGGTCCAAGATATCATCCGATCTATAAAGTAAAAAAAATGCATACAGGCCTTGATTTCGCAGCCCGTGTTGGCACATCAATTTATGCTACTGGAGGAGGCACTGTCACTAAAGTATCCTCTAGTTATTATGGCTATGGTAAGCAGGTAGAGATTGATCATGGCTTTGGCTTCAAAACTAAATACGCTCATATGTCAGAATTTAATGTCAAAGTGGGTCAAAAGGTAAAAAGAGGTGAATGTATTGGGTACTCAGGCAATACCGGTACTTCTTCAGGACCTCATTTACATTATGAAGTATTTAAAAACAGGAACAAGGTAAATCCTATTCACTACATCTACCGCGATATCTCTGAAGAAGAATATGAAATGCTTGTTAAATTGGCTTCAATAGAAAACCAATCCATGTAA
- the dcd gene encoding dCTP deaminase codes for MILSGREIQKLIGKEIFINPFSLDQINPNSYNLRLHNELLVYENELLDMKKDNPIKKMIIPEEGLILEPRRLYLGRTVETIKAEYHVPKLEGRSSIGRLGIMVHLTAGLGNIGSNGHWTLELACIQPVRIYPNVAICQIYFEDIKGEFDIYKSKKYHHEDIQPSLIYQELQ; via the coding sequence ATGATATTATCAGGAAGAGAAATACAGAAATTGATTGGTAAAGAAATATTTATTAATCCGTTTTCATTAGATCAGATTAATCCTAATAGTTACAATTTACGCCTCCACAATGAGCTACTTGTTTATGAAAATGAACTACTAGACATGAAAAAGGATAATCCTATTAAAAAAATGATTATCCCGGAAGAAGGCCTGATCTTAGAACCCCGTCGCTTATATCTGGGAAGAACTGTTGAAACTATTAAAGCAGAATATCATGTTCCTAAACTGGAAGGCCGCTCTTCTATCGGTCGCTTAGGTATTATGGTACATTTAACAGCCGGATTAGGAAACATCGGTTCTAATGGGCACTGGACTTTAGAACTAGCTTGTATTCAACCAGTTAGGATTTATCCAAATGTGGCAATCTGTCAAATTTATTTTGAAGATATCAAAGGTGAATTTGATATTTATAAGAGCAAAAAATATCATCATGAGGATATACAACCCAGTCTGATTTACCAGGAACTTCAGTAA
- the ribD gene encoding bifunctional diaminohydroxyphosphoribosylaminopyrimidine deaminase/5-amino-6-(5-phosphoribosylamino)uracil reductase RibD has translation MREEEKYMQQVFDLARKGEGRVSPNPLVGCIIVRDGDIIGQGWHNEFGKAHAERNAVDNVTDKNLLIGSTVYVNLEPCSHFGKTSPCSDLLVFHKVSKVVISNVDPNPLVNGRGIQRLRKAGIEVITGILSDEGEKLNATFFCRMKQKTHIETVD, from the coding sequence ATGAGAGAAGAAGAAAAATATATGCAGCAGGTATTTGACCTTGCCCGTAAGGGTGAAGGAAGAGTAAGTCCGAATCCACTGGTCGGCTGTATTATAGTGCGCGATGGTGATATAATCGGCCAGGGATGGCATAATGAATTTGGCAAAGCACATGCGGAAAGAAATGCTGTGGATAATGTTACGGATAAAAATTTACTGATTGGAAGTACAGTTTATGTAAATTTGGAGCCATGTTCGCATTTTGGGAAAACCTCACCATGTAGCGACTTATTGGTTTTTCATAAAGTGAGTAAGGTGGTTATTTCTAATGTAGACCCCAATCCCCTGGTAAACGGCAGAGGAATACAAAGACTTAGAAAAGCCGGAATTGAAGTAATCACCGGAATATTGAGCGATGAGGGTGAAAAGTTAAACGCCACCTTCTTCTGTAGAATGAAACAAAAAACACATATAGAAACTGTAGATTAA
- a CDS encoding nucleotide sugar dehydrogenase encodes MKISVFGLGYVGAVSCACFARMGHNVIGVDVSDLKIKLINSGKSPIVEKDLDEYIEDGITKGNITATNNVESAVHNSDISIVCVGTPSQINGNIDLTYIYRVCNEIGEAIKTKKGFHTVVIRSTVVPGTIKQCAQIIEDVSGKKHGQDFGVASNPEFLRESTAIEDFWNPPYTVIGTLCEQSEKQLIELYSNIDAPIFALKPEESEMIKYANNNFHAVKVTFANEVGNICKELGVDGQKVMEVVASDKKLNLSSYYMKPGFAFGGSCLPKDVRGLNYRAKTLDLKTPLLSSLMNSNNYQVERGLQLIYKTGKRKIGFLGFAFKGGTDDLRESPIVEIIETLLGKGYDLSLYDSNILLSRLMGKNKDYLTGHIPHINRVLKDSAEDVIKESDIIVFGNKSEEFKQILNNMPKDKIVIDLVRIDKSRTTKDNYVGICW; translated from the coding sequence ATGAAAATAAGTGTATTTGGACTTGGCTATGTAGGTGCAGTATCATGTGCATGTTTCGCCAGAATGGGGCATAACGTTATTGGAGTAGATGTTAGTGATCTTAAAATAAAACTAATTAACAGTGGAAAGTCTCCTATCGTTGAAAAAGATTTGGATGAATATATAGAAGATGGTATCACTAAAGGTAATATAACAGCTACTAACAATGTAGAAAGTGCTGTCCATAATTCAGATATTTCCATAGTTTGTGTGGGTACGCCAAGCCAAATAAACGGAAATATTGATCTTACCTACATTTACAGGGTTTGTAATGAGATAGGTGAAGCTATTAAAACAAAAAAAGGGTTTCATACTGTTGTAATTAGGAGTACGGTTGTTCCAGGCACTATTAAACAATGTGCACAAATCATTGAAGATGTTTCAGGCAAAAAACATGGACAGGATTTCGGTGTTGCTTCTAATCCAGAATTTTTAAGAGAAAGTACAGCGATTGAAGATTTTTGGAACCCACCTTATACTGTGATTGGAACATTGTGTGAGCAAAGTGAAAAACAATTAATTGAATTATACAGTAATATTGACGCTCCTATATTTGCCCTTAAACCTGAGGAGTCAGAGATGATTAAGTATGCCAATAATAACTTTCATGCAGTAAAGGTAACTTTTGCAAACGAAGTAGGTAATATCTGTAAGGAATTAGGAGTAGATGGACAAAAAGTAATGGAAGTGGTGGCAAGTGACAAAAAGCTAAATTTATCTTCATACTATATGAAGCCCGGTTTTGCGTTTGGAGGTTCTTGTCTTCCTAAAGATGTTAGAGGTTTAAACTACAGGGCAAAAACCCTTGATTTGAAAACTCCGCTATTGAGTAGTCTGATGAATAGCAATAATTACCAGGTAGAACGGGGATTGCAACTAATTTATAAAACCGGCAAAAGAAAGATAGGTTTTCTTGGTTTCGCTTTCAAGGGAGGTACAGATGATCTGCGTGAAAGTCCTATTGTAGAAATTATTGAAACACTTCTTGGAAAAGGATATGACCTTTCTTTGTACGATAGCAATATTCTTTTGTCACGTTTAATGGGGAAAAATAAAGATTATCTAACTGGGCATATTCCCCACATCAACAGAGTTTTAAAAGATTCAGCAGAAGATGTAATCAAAGAATCTGATATTATTGTATTTGGAAATAAATCAGAAGAATTCAAACAAATTCTCAATAATATGCCCAAAGACAAAATAGTCATTGATTTGGTTAGAATTGATAAATCCAGAACTACTAAAGATAATTATGTCGGGATTTGCTGGTAA
- the yidD gene encoding membrane protein insertion efficiency factor YidD — MFTKILQRLALAIIRFYQLGISPILGNHCRHTPSCSHYTTAAIQEWGLGKGMILGIKRISRCHPWGTSGFDPVPKRK, encoded by the coding sequence ATGTTTACAAAAATTCTTCAGAGACTTGCTTTGGCTATAATACGCTTTTATCAGCTAGGAATTTCTCCTATACTAGGTAATCACTGCCGCCATACTCCCAGTTGTTCGCATTATACTACAGCTGCAATACAGGAGTGGGGATTAGGAAAAGGCATGATTCTCGGGATAAAAAGAATAAGCCGTTGTCATCCTTGGGGAACGTCAGGTTTTGATCCTGTACCTAAAAGAAAGTAA
- a CDS encoding M48 family metallopeptidase: MLSKQAFSFVLIITLVFSCQKVPLTGRQQFTPLPESQILSLSFQNYNDVLKSSKLSNDQKNVQMIRNVGKKLSTSVENYFREQNQSDRIDGFNWEFNLIEDDNTANAWCMPGGKVAFYTGILPICQDEQGVATVMSHEIAHAIAKHGNERMAQQLAVQLGGTALSVALSEQPETTQQLAFAAFGLGAQYGVLLPYSRQHETEADELGIYFMSMAGYDTNAAIDFWQRMAKQGGERPPEFLSTHPDPKNRVRHIQQVIPKAQKYKGEY, from the coding sequence ATGCTTAGTAAACAAGCATTTTCTTTCGTGTTAATTATCACTCTGGTATTTAGTTGCCAAAAAGTTCCTCTTACTGGACGCCAGCAATTTACTCCACTACCAGAAAGTCAAATTCTTTCCCTTAGTTTTCAAAATTACAATGACGTTTTAAAAAGCAGTAAACTTTCAAATGACCAAAAAAATGTTCAAATGATTAGGAATGTGGGAAAGAAATTATCAACCTCTGTAGAAAATTATTTTAGAGAACAGAATCAATCTGATAGAATAGATGGTTTTAATTGGGAGTTTAATCTTATTGAAGATGATAATACAGCAAATGCATGGTGTATGCCTGGAGGAAAGGTTGCTTTTTATACTGGTATCCTACCCATTTGCCAAGATGAACAAGGAGTAGCCACAGTAATGTCTCATGAAATTGCACATGCCATTGCTAAACATGGAAATGAGAGAATGGCACAGCAACTAGCAGTGCAGCTAGGTGGGACGGCTCTTAGTGTAGCACTCAGTGAGCAACCGGAAACAACTCAACAGTTGGCCTTTGCTGCATTTGGCTTGGGGGCGCAGTATGGAGTACTTTTACCTTACAGTAGACAACATGAGACGGAAGCCGACGAACTGGGGATTTATTTTATGTCAATGGCTGGTTATGATACCAATGCTGCGATTGACTTTTGGCAAAGGATGGCAAAGCAAGGCGGAGAAAGGCCTCCAGAATTTTTATCTACGCATCCTGATCCTAAAAACAGGGTCCGACATATACAACAAGTAATTCCTAAAGCTCAAAAATACAAAGGAGAGTATTAA
- a CDS encoding glycosyltransferase family 4 protein, protein MSGFAGKHVLIIIENLPAPFDRRVWQEACTLKEKGAYVSIICPKMKGYTESFEKISGIDIYRHPLPVEGSGALGYLFEYSTALFWELILSFKIFFKKRFHVIHGCNPPDLIFLTALPFKLFGVKYVFDHHDINPELYIAKFGRKNFFYHCMLWLEKLTFKTANYSIATNESYKQIAIGRGKMSPDKVQVVRSGPSLERIRLTPGNIKYKRGRSFLVGYVGVIGVQEGLDLLLESVKHLISKRQDVHFAIVGGGTSLEDIKKMTIEMGLSEYVDFYGRVSDEKLLDVLNTCDVCVNPDKPTEMNNLSTMNKIMEYMALKKPIVQYDLKEGKASAQNASLYANNNDTKDFAEKIIWLLDHEKESLEMAEYGYNRVLNKLSWEHESVKLINFYAKVLNVELNESAKKLNYS, encoded by the coding sequence ATGTCGGGATTTGCTGGTAAACACGTATTGATCATTATAGAAAATCTTCCAGCACCTTTTGACAGAAGAGTTTGGCAGGAAGCCTGTACCTTAAAAGAAAAAGGTGCATATGTAAGTATCATTTGCCCTAAAATGAAGGGATACACTGAAAGTTTTGAAAAAATCAGTGGAATTGACATCTATCGCCATCCACTTCCTGTAGAGGGAAGTGGGGCTTTAGGTTATTTATTTGAATATAGTACAGCACTTTTCTGGGAATTGATTTTAAGTTTTAAAATTTTCTTTAAAAAGCGCTTTCACGTTATTCATGGTTGTAATCCACCTGATCTGATTTTTTTAACAGCTCTTCCATTCAAATTATTTGGTGTAAAATACGTATTTGACCACCATGACATTAACCCGGAATTGTACATAGCAAAATTTGGGAGAAAAAATTTTTTCTATCACTGCATGCTATGGTTAGAAAAACTTACTTTCAAAACAGCTAATTATAGTATTGCTACAAATGAATCTTATAAACAAATTGCAATTGGAAGAGGTAAAATGTCCCCTGACAAAGTACAGGTAGTAAGGAGTGGCCCGAGCCTAGAAAGGATAAGGCTTACTCCAGGAAATATAAAATACAAAAGAGGTCGGAGTTTTTTAGTAGGTTATGTAGGCGTGATAGGTGTGCAAGAAGGGTTAGATTTGTTGTTGGAATCTGTTAAGCATCTTATCAGTAAAAGACAAGATGTGCATTTTGCCATTGTGGGAGGGGGTACTTCTTTAGAAGATATCAAGAAAATGACTATTGAAATGGGCTTGAGTGAATATGTAGATTTTTATGGTAGGGTGAGTGATGAAAAACTTCTTGATGTCCTGAATACTTGTGATGTATGTGTCAATCCTGATAAACCAACAGAGATGAATAATCTTTCTACTATGAATAAGATTATGGAATATATGGCACTCAAAAAACCTATAGTACAGTATGACCTAAAAGAAGGCAAAGCTTCAGCTCAAAACGCATCTCTTTATGCAAATAATAATGATACTAAAGATTTTGCAGAGAAAATAATTTGGCTTCTAGATCATGAAAAAGAAAGCCTTGAGATGGCTGAATACGGCTATAACAGAGTATTAAACAAGTTATCTTGGGAACATGAAAGTGTGAAATTGATAAACTTTTATGCTAAGGTACTTAATGTTGAATTAAATGAGTCAGCAAAAAAACTAAACTACTCATAG
- the cysS gene encoding cysteine--tRNA ligase: MDQKWPEQYPVYITNSFTRQKEKFKPLHASHIGIYVCGPTVYGDPHLGHARSAITFDVVVRYFRFLGFTVRYVRNITDVGHLEDEVSDAGEDKISKKARLEKLEPMEVVQMYTNRYHEALSKLNVVPPSIEPTASGHIPEQIKVIEKIIENGFGYEANGSIYFDLEKYAQEQPYGKLSGKILEDLKAGSRDTQGLSDKRSPHDFALWKKANPEHIMRWDSPWGEGFPGWHVECTTMCTKYLGDEFDIHGGGLDLQFPHHEAELAQSFGAFHKNPVRYWMHNNLVSIDGQKMSKSLGNFINLEEFYSGNHKKLEQAYTPMTVRFFILQAHYRSPIDFSNQALQAAEKGLQKLMNTLESLEKLEHHPLEIDRELDEEVRKITLSCYENMSDDFNTAKTIASLFDMSSKINAFYNKQLNFSSISSETYLLLRDTFKNFVEDVLGFQREKSDQTERIDALVRLFVDLRKEAKAQKDYTRADMIRHQLAEIGVHLKDEKGGDTTYTLS; the protein is encoded by the coding sequence ATGGACCAAAAATGGCCTGAACAATATCCTGTTTACATTACCAACAGTTTTACCCGTCAAAAAGAAAAGTTTAAACCACTACATGCTTCACACATAGGAATATATGTTTGCGGCCCCACTGTGTATGGAGATCCTCACCTGGGACATGCCCGATCAGCCATCACATTTGATGTAGTTGTCCGTTATTTCCGTTTTTTAGGATTTACTGTACGGTATGTCCGAAATATCACGGATGTTGGGCATCTTGAAGATGAAGTATCAGATGCTGGAGAAGATAAAATCAGTAAGAAAGCTCGCCTGGAAAAGTTGGAACCCATGGAAGTGGTACAAATGTATACCAACAGATACCACGAAGCGCTTTCTAAATTGAATGTTGTACCACCCAGTATTGAACCAACTGCCAGTGGTCATATACCAGAGCAGATTAAGGTCATTGAAAAAATCATAGAAAACGGCTTTGGCTATGAAGCCAATGGCTCTATTTATTTTGATCTTGAGAAATATGCCCAGGAACAGCCTTATGGGAAACTTTCAGGTAAAATTCTTGAAGATCTAAAGGCTGGAAGTAGAGATACCCAAGGATTGAGTGACAAGAGAAGCCCCCATGATTTTGCACTCTGGAAAAAAGCCAATCCCGAACATATTATGCGTTGGGACTCACCCTGGGGTGAAGGTTTTCCTGGCTGGCATGTTGAGTGCACCACGATGTGTACCAAATATCTCGGAGATGAGTTTGATATTCATGGAGGAGGATTGGATCTTCAATTCCCACATCATGAAGCTGAACTGGCTCAGAGCTTTGGTGCATTCCATAAAAATCCTGTCCGCTACTGGATGCACAACAACCTGGTTAGTATTGATGGGCAAAAGATGAGTAAATCTTTAGGTAATTTTATCAACCTTGAAGAATTTTATAGCGGTAATCATAAAAAGCTTGAGCAAGCCTATACTCCCATGACAGTGAGGTTTTTTATCCTTCAAGCCCATTACCGAAGCCCAATTGACTTTTCTAATCAGGCACTACAGGCCGCTGAGAAAGGTTTGCAAAAGCTGATGAATACTCTGGAATCTTTAGAAAAGCTTGAACATCATCCTTTGGAAATAGACCGGGAATTGGATGAAGAAGTAAGAAAAATCACACTTAGCTGCTATGAGAATATGAGTGATGATTTTAATACTGCAAAAACGATTGCCTCTTTATTTGATATGAGTAGTAAAATCAATGCATTTTATAATAAACAGCTCAACTTTAGTAGTATTTCATCTGAAACCTATCTTTTGTTAAGAGACACTTTTAAGAATTTTGTTGAAGATGTGTTAGGCTTTCAAAGAGAAAAAAGTGATCAAACTGAGCGCATAGATGCTCTAGTCAGACTTTTTGTCGATTTAAGGAAAGAAGCAAAAGCTCAGAAAGACTACACCAGAGCGGACATGATTCGTCATCAGTTAGCAGAAATAGGTGTTCATCTCAAAGATGAAAAAGGTGGAGACACTACGTATACGCTTAGCTAA
- the trhO gene encoding oxygen-dependent tRNA uridine(34) hydroxylase TrhO: MEESDEKRMTLSFYNYAHIESPEIVRDQLYAEWTKFGILGRVYLAKEGINAQINVPKENFEAFKAHLNTISFLNGVRLNVAVEEEKKSFFKLKIKVRNKIVADGLEDDSFDVTNKGKHLGAEEFNRLTDDPNTIVVDMRNHYESEVGHFENAILPDVDTFRDALSIVKETLQPYKDRNIIMYCTGGIRCEKASAYYKHLGFSNVHQLEGGIIKYARDVQDKGLPNKFKGKNFVFDERLGERISEEVISYCHQCGSKCDTHTNCKNEACHLLFIQCEECAKKYDGCCSSECKTFVQLPEDEQRDLRKKFQQKRNVFKKGRVDHLKDHWLKKANIIQR; encoded by the coding sequence ATGGAAGAAAGTGACGAAAAAAGAATGACACTTTCTTTCTATAACTACGCCCACATTGAGTCACCTGAAATTGTGCGTGATCAGCTTTATGCAGAATGGACGAAATTTGGAATCTTAGGTAGGGTCTATCTAGCAAAAGAAGGCATAAACGCGCAAATTAATGTGCCTAAAGAAAATTTTGAAGCGTTCAAAGCTCACTTAAATACAATAAGTTTTTTAAATGGTGTTAGGCTTAATGTTGCTGTAGAAGAAGAAAAGAAATCTTTTTTTAAACTCAAGATCAAAGTTCGAAATAAGATTGTGGCTGATGGACTTGAAGACGATAGTTTTGATGTCACTAATAAAGGCAAACATCTTGGTGCCGAAGAATTTAATCGTCTTACGGATGATCCTAATACCATCGTCGTAGACATGCGCAATCATTACGAAAGCGAGGTTGGCCATTTTGAAAACGCTATTCTTCCAGATGTAGATACTTTCCGAGACGCACTATCTATAGTAAAAGAAACTTTGCAGCCCTACAAGGACAGAAATATCATTATGTACTGTACCGGAGGTATACGCTGCGAGAAGGCCAGCGCGTACTATAAGCATTTAGGTTTTAGCAATGTGCACCAATTGGAAGGAGGCATTATCAAATATGCCCGCGACGTACAGGATAAAGGTTTACCTAATAAATTTAAAGGAAAAAATTTTGTGTTTGATGAAAGGCTTGGCGAACGTATTTCTGAAGAAGTGATCAGTTATTGTCATCAATGCGGAAGTAAGTGTGATACCCATACTAATTGTAAGAACGAAGCATGCCACCTCCTTTTCATTCAATGTGAAGAATGTGCAAAAAAGTATGATGGCTGTTGCTCCAGCGAATGTAAAACTTTTGTTCAACTACCTGAAGATGAGCAAAGAGATTTGAGGAAGAAATTTCAGCAAAAACGAAATGTTTTTAAAAAAGGCAGAGTTGATCATCTAAAAGATCATTGGCTCAAAAAAGCTAACATTATTCAAAGATAA
- a CDS encoding undecaprenyl-phosphate glucose phosphotransferase: MTPFDIFKKSHYSKSLIFLLLLADVFVLAASFYLVQYNFDDSFTLPIGSNESLLIIFILSWIVASLFGNIYHIDNLSKPSKIVTSILSGLIISGLIVSIYIMWIYPDFFSYKFVALNYSFSFCFLFSLRIIELKCYRFIRSLKNIRKNIIVVGYTNPGKRLHKHFIESGSYNYNFLGFFDDSEGEYHQDLRLGGLNDIQNFCIRENVDEIYYALPNHAPLVNRLAKFADENYMYFGLVQDLEGLSNQKIDTHLYDDGKIPIVTPRRDPLRFFFNRQVKRIFDVLFSSVVIIFLFPLIVPVVALLIKVDSKGPVFFKQLRSGKNGKPFWCYKFRTMTVNTESEIKQATKNDARVTKVGKILRKTSLDEFPQFYNVLIGDMSVVGPRPHMLKHTEEYSAIINNFNVRHFINSGITGYAQVNGYRGETKDNIQMEKRVLYDNWYLENWSLTLDIKIIIKTVVNAFKGEKNAY, translated from the coding sequence ATGACACCCTTTGATATCTTTAAAAAGAGTCATTACTCAAAATCATTAATTTTTCTTCTATTACTAGCAGATGTGTTCGTGTTGGCTGCTTCATTTTATTTAGTCCAATACAACTTTGATGACTCGTTTACATTACCTATTGGCTCTAATGAAAGTTTATTGATTATTTTTATCCTATCTTGGATAGTAGCTTCTTTATTTGGTAACATATATCATATTGATAATCTTTCTAAACCCTCAAAAATTGTTACTAGCATATTATCAGGTTTGATAATAAGTGGACTTATAGTTTCAATTTACATTATGTGGATTTATCCTGATTTTTTTAGTTATAAATTTGTCGCTCTAAATTATAGTTTTTCTTTTTGCTTTTTGTTTAGTCTTAGAATTATTGAATTAAAATGTTATAGATTCATTAGATCGCTTAAAAATATTCGCAAGAATATAATTGTTGTAGGATACACAAATCCAGGAAAAAGACTTCATAAACACTTTATCGAGAGTGGTTCATATAATTATAATTTTTTAGGTTTTTTTGATGATAGTGAGGGTGAATATCATCAGGACCTTAGATTAGGTGGACTAAATGATATTCAGAATTTTTGCATTCGCGAAAATGTGGATGAGATTTACTATGCATTGCCTAATCATGCCCCTTTGGTGAATAGATTAGCAAAATTTGCGGATGAAAACTATATGTACTTTGGGTTGGTACAAGATTTGGAAGGTTTATCAAATCAAAAAATTGATACACATCTTTATGATGACGGAAAAATTCCTATAGTTACCCCAAGGCGTGATCCTTTGCGCTTCTTTTTCAACCGACAGGTGAAAAGAATTTTTGATGTTTTATTTTCTTCAGTTGTCATTATTTTCCTCTTTCCATTAATAGTTCCAGTTGTTGCTCTTCTTATTAAAGTGGATTCAAAAGGTCCGGTATTTTTCAAACAGCTTCGGTCTGGTAAAAACGGGAAGCCTTTTTGGTGTTATAAATTCCGTACAATGACAGTGAATACAGAATCGGAAATCAAACAAGCAACTAAAAACGATGCTAGAGTAACTAAAGTGGGTAAAATACTGAGAAAAACAAGCTTAGATGAGTTTCCTCAGTTCTATAATGTTTTGATTGGAGATATGTCTGTTGTAGGACCACGACCTCATATGCTCAAACATACTGAAGAGTATTCTGCAATTATTAACAACTTTAATGTTCGTCATTTCATTAATTCTGGAATCACAGGTTATGCACAGGTAAATGGTTATCGTGGAGAGACTAAAGATAATATTCAAATGGAAAAAAGGGTTTTGTATGATAATTGGTACTTAGAAAACTGGAGCCTGACATTAGACATCAAGATCATCATTAAAACAGTAGTAAATGCTTTTAAAGGTGAGAAGAACGCATACTAA